In a genomic window of Brettanomyces nanus chromosome 1, complete sequence:
- the HEM12 gene encoding Uroporphyrinogen decarboxylase in heme biosynthesis (BUSCO:EOG09342BT9) yields the protein MSFPKLKNDRILRAARGEQVDRPPVWMMRQAGRYLPEYHIVKGDKDFFEVCHNPEIVCKLTIQPIDHYDGIIDAAIIFNDILVIPQAMGMEVEMVDNVGPQFVSPLRKPADLQKLNFHCDVTEALGWAFKAITLTRHRLEGRVPLLGFCGGPWTLLCYMIEGGGSKIFRFAKEWIFRWPEYAHKLLQGITDVSVEFLALQVKAGAQMLQVFESWGGQLGPDEFDEFSLQYLHQIANRVPERLAQLGLERVPMIVFSKGSWYALDKLCDIGFDVVSLDWLYPPEEAVKVARGRVTLQGNLDPCVLYGSDEIITKKVTKMMNGFGKQRYIINLGHGTHPFMDPEKVGFFLKECKRIGQQQ from the coding sequence ATGTCGTTTCCAAAGTTGAAAAACGATCGTATCTTACGTGCGGCACGTGGTGAACAAGTGGATAGACCTCCTGTCTGGATGATGCGTCAGGCTGGAAGATACTTACCTGAGTATCACATAGTCAAGGGAGACAAagacttctttgaagtctgTCACAATCCGGAGATTGTCTGTAAACTTACCATTCAGCCTATCGATCATTACGATGGTATTATCGATGCTGCCATTATTTTCAATGATATATTGGTGATTCCACAAGCCATGGGAATGGAAGTGGAGATGGTGGACAATGTTGGTCCCCAATTTGTTTCTCCTTTACGAAAACCGGCTGATTTACAAAAACTAAACTTTCATTGTGACGTTACGGAAGCTCTCGGCTGGGCTTTCAAAGCCATCACTCTCACCAGGCACAGGCTTGAAGGTCGTGTTCCATTGTTAGGCTTCTGTGGAGGTCCTTGGACCCTTCTTTGCTATATGATTGAAGGTGGAGGAAGCAAAATATTTCGGTTCGCTAAGGAATGGATTTTCCGCTGGCCTGAATATGCCCATAAGCTTTTGCAGGGAATTACGGATGTTTCTGTGGAGTTTCTCGCCTTACAAGTAAAGGCAGGTGCGCAGATGTTGCAGGTGTTTGAGAGTTGGGGAGGTCAGTTGGGACCAgatgagtttgatgagttttctcttcaatatctccATCAAATTGCTAATCGTGTTCCTGAAAGATTGGCTCAATTAGGATTGGAAAGAGTTCCTATGATTGTATTCTCCAAAGGTTCGTGGTACGCATTGGATAAGTTATGTGATATAGGGTTTGATGTGGTGTCTTTGGATTGGTTGTATCctccagaagaagcagtaaaAGTGGCTCGTGGTAGAGTCACATTGCAGGGGAATCTTGATCCTTGCGTTTTATATGGATCGGATGAAATAATTACCAAGAAGGTGACCaagatgatgaatggaTTCGGTAAGCAACGGTATATCATCAACCTTGGTCACGGCACTCATCCATTCATGGATCCGGAAAAGGTAGGATTCTTTCTTAAAGAATGTAAGAGGATTGGACAACAGCAGTAA
- a CDS encoding uncharacterized protein (MEROPS:MER0001911~BUSCO:EOG09341QWH), which yields MAPASSFVGSIFRFRKTSLTILLVICYALAIFLSLYFEEVALTVPDPEPRILTQSWLDLKKLACQPHPFTSHANEVAHDFLMGRVSEICERQPYLSVWDDFGNRSTIISQKNTLDLSSPERRVVYFESGNILAKIQGKNPELGGVLVSAHYDSAPPSYGATDDGMGIVTMMGLLEHFSNNSIPQPDRTLIVNLNDNEEFGLMGSEMFIKHPWFSEVKYFVNLDGAGAGGRAVLLRATDNGMLDYYQSVERPFANSMFQQAFKGNLVGSQTDFYVYAKNGLRGIDIDFYKPRSLYHTRRDNVAESSKGSLWHMLKNTLDYVETLVYNAEPLNDDVSDGVYFDVCGKWFFNISVKKLVIVNVTLLLMLPSIIIALLIYVHRNNAWPIGLRGWLRMPISLAISVAVTVVASKYFYIHDKLLILNDFISPLLAISSLALIVNYLVLNFFAWITPVYDQKLICLLELTGLFWVALIFATIVEDSEQNTGAYLATIFFVLLATGSIIGLIGMALKGRYDERVVSVTPPASTYGSTNDEDAGSEEHIPDDTNASTNPSPAVASEDHPLLSPATPEPISSSEVSEIRHSARVEKSYDWLIQFLAVVPLSVFIIFNMGDLLLQSLHQTGQDSAASGQAAIYLLLAVSVSLSIPLLPFAHKMNAAVITFFVLVFAIASTVTYFQVPFSYRNPLKIRTMQVLDLGEASPFGNSSDNAISYMTFRTRKGYITPIISEIPSVETIGEDAVTCKPTRGMNDVETCSYEAQRPWLLDGTVADNAYSKYLSIDVISNSNKGKSSGKYEPLRASLDINVADNRLCILSFNTTDYDSENTKEGKGKSPVKVVTVFDPAATHRQDDPVSANIPSGHSTDDEGNHYFKLMRGIDTFQVYKLNWTEPKHRVALEWLPFSFEDGNDEPSKRGLGVTVKCYWGEFDTEFVVDGQKKRRLPAYDEAVQYAPQNVLYTNMKPGLLEISGHIEL from the coding sequence ATGGCTCCTGCGTCTTCTTTCGTGGGCTCGATCTTCCGCTTTAGGAAGACATCGCTAACCATTTTGTTAGTCATCTGCTATGCTCTTGCCATTTTCCTCAGTCTCTATTTCGAGGAAGTGGCTCTAACAGTTCCAGATCCAGAGCCTAGAATTTTGACTCAGTCTTGGTTAGATCTCAAAAAACTTGCCTGCCAGCCTCATCCCTTTACTTCCCATGCAAATGAAGTAGCCCACGACTTCTTAATGGGCCGTGTTTCCGAAATTTGCGAGAGACAACCTTACTTATCGGTATGGGATGATTTTGGTAACCGTAGTACCATCATCAGTCAGAAGAATACCTTGGATTTGTCTAGCCCTGAGAGAAGAGTTGTTTACTTTGAGTCAGGAAACATATTGGCTAAAATTCAAGGTAAGAACCCGGAACTTGGTGGTGTCTTAGTGTCTGCCCATTACGATTCTGCTCCTCCCAGTTACGGTGCTACAGATGATGGAATGGGTATCGTCACCATGATGGGACTTCTAGAACATTTCTCTAATAACTCTATTCCGCAACCTGACCGTACATTGATTGTCAATCTaaatgataatgaagagTTTGGTCTCATGGGTTCCGAGATGTTTATCAAACATCCCTGGTTTTCTGAAGTAAAATACTTTGTCAACTTGGATGGTGCCGGTGCCGGAGGTCGGGCAGTTCTTCTTAGAGCCACCGACAACGGTATGCTCGATTACTATCAGTCTGTTGAAAGACCGTTTGCCAATTCTATGTTTCAACAGGCCTTTAAAGGTAATCTTGTTGGTTCGCAGACTGATTTTTATGTCTATGCAAAGAATGGACTTCGTGGTATCGACATAGACTTTTATAAGCCTCGTTCATTATATCATACTCGTAGAGATAATGTTGCAGAGTCTTCGAAGGGTTCTTTATGGCACATGCTGAAGAATACGCTGGATTATGTTGAGACTTTGGTTTACAACGCTGAACCTTTGAATGACGATGTCTCTGATGGTGTCTATTTCGATGTTTGCGGCAAGTGGTTCTTTAATATCTCTGTTAAGAAGCTTGTTATTGTTAATGTTACCTTATTGTTGATGCTTCCTTCCATTATCATTGCTCTCTTGATATACGTTCATCGTAACAACGCATGGCCGATTGGCTTAAGAGGCTGGCTCCGTATGCCAATTAGTCTTGCAATTTCTGTTGCTGTGACTGTGGTCGCATCTAAGTACTTCTACATTCACGACAAGCTATTGATTCTGAatgattttatttctccATTATTAGCCATCTCCTCGTTGGCTCTCATTGTTAACTACCTTGttctcaacttctttgcTTGGATTACTCCTGTTTATGATCAGAAACTTATCTGCTTACTTGAACTAACTGGCCTCTTTTGGGTGGCTCTTATTTTTGCCACCATAGTTGAGGACAGTGAACAGAATACTGGCGCTTACTTGGCAACCATATTCTTTGTTCTCTTGGCTACAGGCTCTATTATTGGACTAATTGGAATGGCTCTGAAGGGACGCTATGACGAAAGAGTTGTGTCCGTCACTCCTCCTGCAAGTACGTACGGTTCTACCAATGACGAGGATGCTGGTAGTGAAGAACACATTCCAGATGACACTAATGCCAGCACCAATCCTTCGCCGGCTGTTGCTTCTGAAGACCAtccacttctttctcctgCTACCCCCGAGCCAATCAGCTCCTCTGAAGTTTCGGAGATTAGGCATTCTGCTCGTGTAGAGAAATCTTACGACTGGTTGATTCAATTTTTAGCTGTGGTTCCATTGTCAGTgtttatcatcttcaacatgGGTGATTTATTGCTTCAATCACTTCATCAAACTGGCCAGGACTCTGCAGCTAGTGGCCAGGCCGCtatctatcttcttttggctgTTTCTGTGAGCCTTAGTATCCCGCTACTACCATTTGCCCACAAGATGAACGCTGCCGTGATCACATTCTTTGTGCTTGTGTTTGCAATAGCTTCTACCGTGACTTACTTCCAGGTTCCATTTTCTTACAGGAATCCACTTAAGATCAGAACTATGCAAGTGTTGGATCTAGGAGAGGCGTCTCCATTCGGAAATTCATCTGACAATGCCATTTCTTACATGACTTTCCGTACCAGAAAGGGCTATATTACACCGATTATCTCAGAGATTCCAAGCGTAGAGACTATTGGTGAAGATGCGGTGACTTGCAAACCTACTAGAGGAATGAATGATGTGGAAACATGTAGCTATGAAGCCCAAAGACCTTGGCTTCTTGATGGAACTGTTGCAGACAATGCCTACAGTAAATACTTGAGCATTGACGTTATTTCCAATAGCAACAAGGGCAAATCGTCAGGAAAATATGAACCTTTGAGGGCCTCATTGGATATTAATGTGGCTGATAACCGTCTTTGTATTCTCAGTTTCAACACTACTGACTATGATTCGGAAAACACTAAGGAGGGCAAGGGAAAATCACCGGTTAAAGTAGTTACGGTGTTTGACCCTGCTGCCACTCATCGCCAGGATGATCCTGTGTCTGCTAATATTCCATCTGGTCACTCAACAGATGATGAGGGTAACCACTACTTCAAGCTCATGAGAGGTATCGATACTTTCCAGGTTTATAAGCTTAACTGGACAGAGCCCAAACACCGAGTTGCGCTTGAATGGTTACcattttcatttgaagatggaaatgATGAACCATCCAAACGGGGTCTTGGAGTCACTGTGAAATGCTACTGGGGGGAATTCGACACCGAGTTTGTCGTTGACGGACAGAAGAAACGTAGATTACCAGCATACGACGAGGCCGTTCAGTATGCTCCTCAAAATGTCCTCTACACGAATATGAAACCCGGATTACTCGAGATAAGTGGCCATATCGAGTTATAA
- a CDS encoding uncharacterized protein (EggNog:ENOG41) → MSNQSDDYHVVNEEADLIANSDDSNAAFASKFRRLRACARCHRLKMRCVFEDPTYQSCTRCFKAGILCSLTEDPTEHTARARPRKRPRIHDGPLAVLQQSLTEANRYLTGVQKELTEKSSSAETDIIAATSLSSELLSYLDFSSIQLQLSSLQKLLTHVKKLQQPPDTGSLSQNNGYGPASSANSMKDGPVKPVPSLPYIPFELNVIKELFKLGILSEVVARSKYKDFRTNMLSYWPCISLPQNYTFEWLIEHEPLSLLAFITVTCLNEPDLHDALLYYLEGSLARKTAIAGDITVNLIEIYLTLSLWCSPPRKWGSYKHQMSLMMALNISLCLDLGNEQHRNNPAVLKDSSKERNILRAYMGVYACCGSLGLSLPRFKVVSWTPAHQRCASLLLMGYSTPEDRFLCYYSRLVALGEEIFQFLCPSTFSPVSVGSDPFEMPHESLRTMMIGYERRMQQLAAESGFFSEESKERNMLSIVYYQLLMTMYDYVVCKVLLRKDLVTDVYLQTLTRLVKASEKVIQSFLGLCLQTVNFPTFFYYRPMHALVALIRARLLVKTQALDLEIDVEHEFQLVSKALKQLSQKAKVAEKMSIILTRISKWMKVSNKFNKDGATNSMVDLLNELGKEKAVENIKITVKRKEGDNANLRPDSKIRFKRFINYSPDALANIVYQDGNETETSAAIASENTNNTRSNLVSPLNSFIPSPIGFSSAYSPESNQQGKENNIQSRSESPQLAKQDHQLPTMISGMRDYPPTVGPLLDDIGGTQIGYNSVETSMQPSDSELGFQQQQNFLNDIFTQIDSDVMNLQLTNDQLDFDNAKINHQGSFSATDHGFW, encoded by the coding sequence ATGTCTAACCAATCGGATGACTACCATGTGGTGAACGAGGAGGCGGATTTAATTGCCAACTCTGATGATTCAAATGCAGCTTTTGCTTCCAAGTTCAGAAGACTCAGAGCCTGCGCAAGATGTCATCGACTCAAAATGCGCTGTGTCTTTGAAGATCCTACCTACCAGAGTTGTACCAGATGCTTCAAGGCAGGAATTCTATGTTCCCTGACGGAAGATCCTACGGAGCATACTGCCAGAGCCCGGCCTCGCAAACGTCCCAGGATTCATGACGGTCCATTAGCAGTGTTGCAGCAGTCGCTGACAGAGGCCAATAGGTACTTGACTGGGGTTCAGAAAGAACTGACCGAAAAGTCATCATCAGCTGAAACCGATATCATTGCTGCAACTTCTCTGTCTAGTGAACTGCTTTCCTATCTGGACTTCTCATcgattcaacttcaactttcttctctccagAAGCTTCTGACCCACGTGAAAAAGCTCCAACAGCCTCCAGACACCGGATCTTTGTCCCAGAATAACGGATATGGACCGGCCTCATCAGCGAATTCAATGAAAGACGGTCCCGTCAAGCCTGTGCCTAGTCTTCCCTATATTCCCTTTGAACTCAATGTTATTAAAGAACTCTTTAAACTTGGAATTCTTTCGGAAGTCGTAGCACGCTCTAAATATAAGGACTTTAGAACAAATATGCTTTCTTACTGGCCGTGCATTTCGCTTCCTCAAAACTATACTTTTGAGTGGCTTATAGAACATGAGCCCTTATCACTTCTTGCCTTCATCACAGTTACTTGCCTCAACGAACCAGACTTACATGACGCTCTTCTGTACTATTTGGAAGGGAGTTTGGCTAGAAAGACCGCTATAGCAGGTGACATCACTGTGAATTTAATTGAAATCTATTTAACACTGTCTCTTTGGTGCTCTCCTCCAAGAAAATGGGGATCCTACAAGCACCAAATGAGTCTCATGATGGCACTAAACATTTCATTATGTCTAGATTTGGGAAACGAGCAACACAGAAACAATCCTGCTGTATTAAAGgactcttccaaagaacgGAACATTCTTAGAGCCTATATGGGTGTTTATGCTTGCTGTGGTTCATTGGGACTTTCTCTTCCTAGATTTAAGGTAGTTTCATGGACCCCTGCGCACCAGAGATGTGCCAGTTTACTTCTTATGGGATATTCCACTCCAGAGGACAGATTTCTCTGCTATTATTCGAGATTGGTCGCTTTGGGAGAAGAGATATTTCAGTTCTTGTGCCCTAGTACATTCTCTCCTGTATCAGTGGGGTCTGATCCCTTTGAAATGCCTCATGAAAGCCTTAGAACCATGATGATTGGCtatgaaagaagaatgcaaCAACTGGCCGCAGAATCGGGCTTCTTCTCAGAAGAGTCTAAAGAGAGAAACATGCTTTCAATTGTCTATTACCAGTTATTGATGACCATGTATGATTACGTGGTTTGCAAAGTTCTTTTACGCAAGGATTTAGTTACAGATGTTTATCTTCAGACACTCACTAGACTGGTGAAAGCGAGCGAGAAGGTTATCCAATCATTTCTTGGGCTCTGTCTGCAAACAGTGAACTTCCCTACATTTTTCTACTACAGACCTATGCATGCATTGGTCGCACTAATTAGAGCACGACTATTGGTTAAGACGCAGGCGTTAGACCTTGAAATTGACGTTGAACATGAATTTCAGTTAGTTTCGAAAGCATTGAAACAGCTCTCCCAGAAGGCCAAAGTGGCGGAAAAGATGTCAATTATTCTAACGAGAATCTCCAAATGGATGAAAGTCTCGAATAAATTCAACAAAGACGGAGCCACAAATTCAATGGTGGATCTATTGAATGAGTTGGGCAAGGAGAAAGCCGTTGAAAATATAAAAATCACggtgaagaggaaagaaggtGACAATGCAAACTTACGTCCTGATTCCAAGATCAGATTTAAGCGGTTCATTAACTATTCTCCGGACGCTTTGGCAAATATAGTTTATCAAGATGGGAATGAAACGGAGACTAGTGCTGCCATTGCCTCTGAGAATACCAACAATACCAGATCGAATTTGGTATCCCCTCTGAATTCATTTATTCCTTCACCTATTGGATTTAGCAGCGCATATTCACCAGAATCCAATCAACAGGggaaagagaataataTACAATCACGCTCAGAATCACCGCAGCTTGCAAAGCAGGATCATCAATTACCCACCATGATAAGTGGAATGAGAGACTACCCCCCGACAGTTGGGCCACTATTGGATGATATTGGGGGGACGCAGATTGGGTACAATAGTGTTGAAACATCAATGCAACCTTCAGACTCAGAATTAGGATtccagcagcagcagaatTTCCTCAATGATATATTTACACAGATCGACTCCGATGTGATGAACTTGCAGCTTACAAATGACCAGTTAGACTTTGATAATGCAAAGATCAATCATCAGGGATCATTTAGTGCCACTGATCATGGATTCTGGTGA